A single Mercenaria mercenaria strain notata chromosome 9, MADL_Memer_1, whole genome shotgun sequence DNA region contains:
- the LOC123547732 gene encoding macrophage mannose receptor 1-like produces MMMKYTDLVIVLFIVYITGTVQCDELPVCDDGWFPFNNTCYLVNNIKSISRSAAEAECSYYDSSLLQIDTSEQMDYLVSLMKMHPSSGYWTGLNDISRDILQKKGTGIWKWGHFHPADETMIQWNLSPTNDGQSNCAGINIQGKMEDRNCDSKQGFICKIGQMLEGCPLGWLETQD; encoded by the exons ATATCACAGGAACCGTACAGTGTGACGAGCTGCCTGTTTGTGATGATGGTTGGTTTCCCTTTAACAACACTTGTTACCTGGTGAACAATATCAAAAGCATCTCTAGATCCGCCGCAGAGGCCGAGTGTTCTTATTATGATTCCAGTTTACTGCAAATAGATACGAGTGAACAAATG gaCTACCTTGTCAGCTTGATGAAAATGCACCCCAGCAGTGGTTATTGGACAGGCCTAAATGATATATCAAGGGACATCCTGCAGAAAAAAGGAACAGGAATTTGGAAATGGGGACATTTTCATCCAGCCGATGAAACTATGAT ACAATGGAATCTGTCACCAACTAATGACGGTCAGTCCAACTGCGCTGGAATAAATATACAAGGCAAAATGGAGGATAGAAACTGTGACTCAAAACaaggatttatttgtaaaattggtcAAAtgctag aaGGATGCCCTCTTGGCTGGCTAGAAACTCAAGATTAG